From Leptospira ellinghausenii, the proteins below share one genomic window:
- a CDS encoding transposase — protein MARKKIEESEIFRILKEAETGIPIKELSRKYGITEQTFYRWRNKYGGMELSEIKKMKALEQENSNLKRLVADMALEIQAIKNVLGKKF, from the coding sequence ATGGCAAGAAAGAAGATAGAAGAAAGCGAGATTTTTCGGATATTAAAGGAAGCAGAAACAGGTATTCCAATCAAGGAACTTTCAAGAAAATACGGAATCACTGAACAAACATTTTATCGCTGGCGTAACAAGTATGGAGGAATGGAGCTTAGCGAAATCAAGAAGATGAAGGCACTCGAGCAGGAAAATTCAAATCTCAAAAGATTGGTAGCTGACATGGCTCTCGAAATCCAAGCAATTAAGAATGTTTTGGGAAAAAAGTTTTGA
- a CDS encoding IS3 family transposase, translating to MSRSTKERAVDLLVEEGLSLNRSLDVVLLPKSSYYYQPKAIDEETMNEIRRLAFRWKREGYRRIYQRLRRSGRTINHKKVYRLYCLEGLKIRTKPKRKKRNASSQQLPLPKNSNEVWSMDFVFERTIDGRKQRILTGIDHLTRENTILQAEFTFSSEKLIRYLNTLERLPRAFVLDNGTEFTSKDFQKWAEDKGIEIHFIEKGKPTQNAFIESFNGKLRDECLNLHYFKNQRELTDALRIFQKEYNDERLHSSLNYLTPSEFKRSYG from the coding sequence TTGAGCAGATCAACGAAGGAGAGAGCAGTTGATCTGCTAGTTGAAGAGGGACTTTCTCTAAACAGAAGCCTAGATGTTGTTCTTCTTCCTAAATCAAGTTATTATTATCAGCCGAAAGCTATTGACGAAGAGACAATGAACGAAATTCGAAGACTAGCTTTTCGATGGAAACGGGAAGGCTATCGACGAATTTACCAAAGGTTAAGAAGGTCGGGTAGGACAATCAATCATAAGAAAGTATATCGACTATATTGCTTAGAAGGGCTTAAAATAAGGACAAAACCGAAGCGAAAGAAAAGAAATGCATCATCACAGCAACTACCATTGCCTAAGAATTCAAACGAAGTTTGGTCAATGGACTTTGTTTTCGAACGGACGATTGATGGAAGAAAGCAAAGAATTTTAACAGGTATTGATCATTTAACAAGAGAGAATACCATACTTCAGGCAGAGTTTACTTTTTCGTCAGAAAAGTTGATCAGATATTTAAACACCCTCGAAAGACTTCCAAGAGCATTTGTTTTGGATAATGGAACAGAATTTACATCCAAGGACTTCCAGAAATGGGCAGAAGATAAGGGGATAGAAATTCACTTTATTGAAAAAGGAAAACCAACACAAAATGCATTTATAGAAAGTTTCAATGGTAAACTTAGAGATGAGTGTTTGAATCTACACTACTTTAAAAATCAAAGAGAGTTAACCGACGCTTTGCGAATTTTCCAAAAGGAATACAACGACGAGCGTCTTCACTCTTCATTGAATTACTTGACTCCTTCTGAGTTTAAACGATCTTATGGTTGA